From the Bubalus kerabau isolate K-KA32 ecotype Philippines breed swamp buffalo chromosome 2, PCC_UOA_SB_1v2, whole genome shotgun sequence genome, one window contains:
- the ZIC4 gene encoding zinc finger protein ZIC 4, with translation MRSKTSLVMRKRIRLYRNALKEPSSSSGHHGPQLAAASSPSVFPGLHEQPPQASPSGTLNGLLRLGLPGYMYARPEPFPPGPVSRSDALAAAAALHSYGGMNLTMNLAAPHGPGAFFRYMRQPIKQELICKWLAADGSVPPRLCSKTFSTMHELVTHVTVEHVGGPEQANHICFWEECPRQGKPFKAKYKLVNHIRVHTGEKPFPCPFPGCGKVFARSENLKIHKRTHTGEKPFRCEFEGCERRFANSSDRKKHSHVHTSDKPYTCKVRGCDKCYTHPSSLRKHMKVHGRSPPPPSSGYDSATPSALVSPSSDFGREPPVASSAAVAARGADLSEWYVCQGAGPAAAAPAAPPSPAPPPGPTAIAAAVACVKVAAVGAASASTDWQV, from the exons ATGAGATCCAAGACTTCTTTGGTGATGAGGAAACGAATACGGCTTTACCGAAACGCCCTGAAAGAGCCAA GTAGCAGCTCCGGACACCATGGCCCCCAGCTCGCTGCCGCCTCCAGCCCCTCGGTGTTCCCAGGCCTTCACGAGCAgcctccccaggcctcccctAGCGGCACTCTGAATGGACTCCTGCGTCTGGGGCTCCCCGGATACATGTACGCGCGACCTGAACCCTTCCCGCCGGGACCTGTGTCCCGCAGCGACGCCCTGGCAGCTGCCGCAGCCCTGCATAGCTACGGGGGCATGAACCTGACCATGAACCTCGCCGCGCCCCACGGTCCCGGCGCCTTCTTCCGCTACATGCGCCAGCCCATCAAACAGGAGCTCATCTGCAAGTGGCTGGCGGCCGACGGCTCCGTGCCCCCGCGCCTTTGCTCCAAAACTTTCAGCACCATGCACGAGCTGGTCACGCATGTCACCGTGGAGCACGTCGGAGGCCCTGAGCAGGCCAACCACATCTGCTTCTGGGAGGAGTGTCCGCGCCAGGGCAAGCCCTTTAAAGCCAAATACAAACTTGTAAATCACATCCGCGTGCACACGGGCGAGAAGCCCTTCCCCTGTCCTTTCCCGGGGTGTGGGAAAGTCTTTGCTAGATCAGAAAATctcaaaatacacaaaagaactcacACAG GGGAGAAGCCCTTCAGGTGCGAGTTCGAGGGCTGCGAACGGCGCTTCGCCAACAGCAGCGACCGCAAGAAGCACTCGCACGTGCACACGAGTGACAAGCCATACACGTGCAAAGTGCGCGGCTGCGACAAGTGCTACACGCACCCCAGCTCGCTGCGCAAGCACATGAAAGTGCACGGGCGCTCGCCGCCTCCGCCCAGCTCTGGCTACGACTCGGCCACGCCGTCTGCCCTCGTGTCGCCCTCGTCGGACTTCGGTCGCGAGCCCCCGGTGGCTTCctcggcggcggtggcggcgcgGGGCGCCGACCTGAGCGAATGGTACGTGTGTCAGGGCGCGGGCCCCGCAGCGGCTGCCCCCGCGGCGCCCCCAAGCCCCGCGCCACCGCCTGGCCCCACCGCTATCGCCGCCGCCGTCGCCTGTGTTAAGGTTGCTGCTGTGGGTGCTGCTTCTGCGTCCACTGACTGGCAGGTCTAG
- the ZIC1 gene encoding zinc finger protein ZIC 1, translating to MLLDAGPQYPAIGVTTFGASRHHSAGDVAERDVGLGINPFADGMGAFKLNPSSHELASAGQTAFTSQAPGYAAAAALGHHHHPGHVGSYSSAAFNSTRDFLFRNRGFGDAAAAASAQHSLFAASAGSFGGPHGHTDAAGHLLFPGLHEQAAGHASPNVVNGQMRLGFSGDMYPRPEQYGQVTSPRSEHYAAPQLHGYGPMNVNMAAHHGAGAFFRYMRQPIKQELICKWIEPEQLANPKKSCNKTFSTMHELVTHVTVEHVGGPEQSNHICFWEECPREGKPFKAKYKLVNHIRVHTGEKPFPCPFPGCGKVFARSENLKIHKRTHTGEKPFKCEFEGCDRRFANSSDRKKHMHVHTSDKPYLCKMCDKSYTHPSSLRKHMKVHESSSQGSQPSPAASSGYESSTPPTIVSPSTDNPTTSSLSPSSSAVHHTAGHSALSSNFNEWYV from the exons ATGCTCCTGGACGCCGGCCCCCAGTACCCCGCGATCGGCGTGACCACTTTTGGCGCGTCCCGCCACCACTCGGCGGGCGACGTGGCCGAGAGAGACGTGGGCCTGGGCATCAACCCGTTCGCCGACGGCATGGGTGCCTTCAAGCTCAACCCCAGCTCGCACGAGCTGGCCTCCGCGGGCCAGACAGCCTTCACATCCCAGGCTCCCGGCTACGCGGCTGCGGCGGCCCTGGGACATCACCACCACCCGGGCCACGTCGGCTCCTATTCGAGCGCAGCCTTCAACTCCACGCGGGACTTTCTGTTCCGCAACCGGGGCTTTGGCGACGCGGCGGCTGCAGCCAGCGCGCAACACAGTCTGTTCGCGGCTTCGGCCGGGAGCTTCGGGGGCCCACACGGCCACACGGACGCCGCGGGCCACCTCCTCTTCCCCGGCCTTCACGAGCAGGCGGCGGGCCATGCATCGCCCAATGTGGTCAACGGGCAGATGAGGCTTGGCTTCTCGGGGGACATGTACCCGCGGCCCGAGCAGTACGGCCAGGTGACCAGTCCGCGTTCAGAGCACTATGCCGCGCCGCAGCTGCACGGCTACGGGCCCATGAACGTGAACATGGCCGCTCACCACGGCGCTGGCGCCTTCTTCCGCTACATGCGCCAGCCCATCAAACAGGAGCTCATCTGCAAGTGGATCGAGCCTGAGCAGCTGGCCAACCCCAAAAAGTCGTGCAACAAAACTTTCAGCACCATGCACGAGCTGGTCACGCACGTCACTGTGGAGCACGTCGGCGGACCGGAGCAGAGTAACCACATCTGCTTCTGGGAGGAGTGTCCGCGCGAGGGCAAGCCCTTCAAAGCCAAATACAAACTGGTCAACCACATCCGCGTGCACACGGGAGAGAAGcccttcccctgccccttccctggcTGCGGCAAGGTCTTCGCCCGTTCTGAGAACTTAAAGATCCACAAAAGGACGCACACAG GGGAGAAGCCCTTCAAGTGCGAGTTCGAGGGCTGCGACCGACGCTTTGCCAATAGCAGCGATCGCAAGAAGCACATGCACGTGCATACAAGCGACAAGCCCTATCTTTGCAAGATGTGCGACAAGTCCTACACGCACCCCAGCTCGCTGCGCAAACACATGAAG GTCCATGAATCCTCCTCGCAGGGCTCGCAACCTTCGCCTGCCGCCAGCTCGGGCTACGAGTCCTCCACGCCGCCCACCATCGTGTCTCCCTCCACAGACAACCCGACCACCAGCTCCCTGTCGCCCTCATCCTCCGCGGTCCACCACACAGCCGGCCACAGCGCGCTCTCTTCCAATTTTAACGAATGGTACgtttaa